AGGTACAGCGCGCTATTAGCACCGGAGATGTCGCTTTCTTGCAGTCGGCCAGCGGTGTCGGTAAGCGGGGAGCGGAGCGAATCGCGGTAGAGCTGAGGAACAAGGTAATAGCTAGCGGTTATCATCCGAGTGGTAGTGAAACGGCCAGTGCCGATGCGGCGCTAGAGGCACTTGAATCTCTCGGTTACTCTCGTCAGGCGGCTATGACGGCTCTGGCTAAGATACCTACCGATCTTAGTGATGAAGAACGGATAAAGCGAGCCTTAAGTGAGGTGTAGATGCAGCTACTAAATCCAGCCTCAAGTTTCAGACGCTCTCTTGCTAAGAATGGAGTGCAATCATGATTGAGCGCATAGTCGACAGCCAAGCCAAGCCGGATGACACCGAAGAGGAGCAGCAGGGTCTTAACTTGCGCCCGACCGTATTTGACGAGTATATCGGCCAGGAGCAGGCTAAGCGTAATCTTAAACTAGCCATCGCTGCCGCTAAACAGAGAGGCGAGGCCGTCGACCATGTCTTACTGCACGGACCACCTGGATTGGGTAAGACGACCCTAGCCGGCGTGATTGCTCGAGAGATGGGTGCTAATCTGCGTATAACTTCCGGACCGGCCATCGAACGCGCCGGAGATCTGGCCTCCCTACTCACTAACCTTAAAGACGGTGACATTCTCTTTATCGATGAGATTCATCGCTTGCCCCGCACCGTGGAAGAGGTGCTATATCCAGCGATGGAAGATTTTAATCTTGACATCATGATCGGCAAAGGCCCCTCAGCTCGCAGTCTGCGCCTCGATCTGCCCCGGTTTACCATTATCGGCGCCACTACGCGCATCGGGGCGCTTTCGGCGCCGCTGCGAGATCGTTTCGGTATGATTCATCGGCTTGAGTTCTACACTCACGAGGAGATGGTAGAGATCATCGAACGCTCCGGCCGTATCATTGAGATTGAGCTAGAACTGGCCGCCGCCCAAGAGATCGCTAAACGGGCTCGTTTAACGCCACGGGTAGCTAACCGACTTTTACGTCGAGTACGCGACATGGCAGAAGTTAATGGCCAGGGTGTGGCCACCCATGCTATCGCCAAGGACGCCTTGGCACTACTTGAAATCGATGAACTGGGACTAGACACTGCCGATCGTAGTTTACTGAGTGCTATTATCGAGAACTACGATGGCGGCCCGGTTGGGATCGACACCATCGCAGCGTTGATATCGGAGGAGCGTTCGACTATTGAGGATGTTTACGAGCCTTATTTGATGCAGATTGGATTTCTGGAGCGCACGCCCAGAGGACGGAAAGTTAGTCAGAAGGCCTATAGGCATCTCAGCTTCGACACTAAGAACGAACCCCAGCCGCTACTGTAGAGGGCCCATAGTTAAGCGCGAAGTAGCTTAACTATGGGCTAAATGGGTCGCGAGTACCGAGATTGTTGGCTTCGGCGTCGACCTTAGTCTCAAGCAGTCCCTCGATTCGCTGCTGTAGCTCGGTGTCGATGTTGATGGTGGTACTGGGCAGTTCTGTTTGCTGTCGGCGCAAGTAATCAGGGTCGTGAGTTGGGTCGCTGATACTCTGCGCTTGCCACAGAGTGAAACCGAAAAGACCGAGAATGACCAGCCAAGAGATGATTAACCGATGACGATTAAGTAGGATAGGCAGTCGTTTAAGTTGTTGTATGTTAGGTATACTCATGGTTTTAAGAACACCTCTAAATTGACATTAAACTGCAGCTGATTACTACCGGCTCGGGATATACTCAGGTCATTAATCTGCATATAGCGCTGTTGATTCTCGATCTTCTGTAAGAGCTCTACGAACTGCGCGTAAGAACTGGTAATCTGAAACTGCACTGGCATGACCAGTACACCCGGTACCTCAGCGGCTAAGGTCTGACTGATTTCTCCTGGCCGGCCGGAAGTTGACTGAAAGTTAAGCCCACTCAGCTGCACCCCGATACTATCGACGATCGAGTCTAGCTGCAGAGTTACTTCCGTCTGACGCTTCTCCGTTGGTAACACCTCATAAACCTGCTCTTGCAGTGGTCCGATCTCTTCGTACTCTGCTTCGAGTCGATCGAAGCTTTCGAGTTGCTGGTTAACTAGCATGATGTCTGAGAGGACGGCTGAGAGGCGGGTGCTTTTTTCGTTTAAGGCTTGATGGGATAGCCAGAAGCTGGTCAGACCGACTAGTGACAGCAGTGCCACTAGTCCGGCTAAGAGTAGGGTTAATTGGCTCGGCTTCATTGGGCGCTTCCTGGAGCAAAGGCCATTACTACGCTGACACTGTAGTCTCCTTCACCGGTCTGATTAATGCTTTGGATATCGACCGATTCGATTCTTTCACTAGCAGAGAGGGCATTCTTGATTCGCCCGGCGGCGGCGAAAGTGTCGGCCGTGACCAGTAGTTGGACCGGTTGTTCGACCTCACCGGTTAGGACGATGCTGTTGATGTAGGCACCTTGAGGCAAGGTGGCAGCTAAATCCTGAAGTAAGGTGCTGAAGAGTGTCTGTTGGGTGTAGAGACTATCGATGGTGGTAAGCCGGGAGTTTAACTGGCTTAGCTCACCCTTTAGCGCATCGTACTCTCTTAGTTCGTCCTGGCGTTCACTGAGGGCTAACTCGTAGTCGGCTATCTGCTGATCAGCATAGCGATGGGTCAGCCATAAAGTAGCCCCGAGCAGCCCACCGGCTAAAATTATTAGCAGGGCATATCGTACTAGTATTGTGTTATAGCGGGAATACTGGATCTGCGTAGAGATTTCGGGTGGCAATAGGTTGATCACGACTCCATCTCCTTAAGCGCTAGGCCGACGGCTGTAGTATAAAGTGTAGTCTCTAGCTGGTGCGGCGGCTGGAGGGGGGCGATATTTAGATTCTGCCACGGGTCACAGGTGCTAACGGCCAGCCCGGTTAGGTGGGCTAGGAAGTCGCTCAAACCGGGCAGGTTAGCCCCGCCCCCGACGATGACGATCTCTTCGATCGGCTGATCGAAGTTAGTATGGTCGTGGTGATAACGCAGCATTTTTTGGACTTCATCAGCTAGTCGACTGAGAATGGGTGCGAGGGCAGGAGCTAACTGCTCCTGCCATTTACTTTTCTTAATTCCGACTCGGCTCATGATGTCTTCGGCTTGATGGGCCTCGATATTAAGGGTCTCGGCAATCTGGCGACTAATGTGCATTCCTCCGGTAGTGATGGTGCTGGTTAATTGGACGTTACCGTCATAGATGGCTAAGTCGCTGGATTCGGAGCCGAAGTCGATGACGACCTTAGGTGAGCTATTAGCGCGCGCATGGTTAACGGCGCGCATGATAGCAAATAGACTTGGTTCCATAGCGTAGACCTCGAGATCTAGCTGGTCTAGGAGATCGATGTAGGAAGCAACTATCTTCTTCGGAGCTGCTACCATCAGTACCATCGTCTCTGGGTGTTCGTCGGTAGATTCGGAGGTGACGGTGTAGTCGAGATGAACTTCTTCGGCCGGTAATGGGACGTACTGGTCGGCTTCCAGCTCTACCGCAGTCTCTAGGTCGGTATTCTCGATAGTTGGCAGGGTAATGACCCGAGTGAAGATATGGGCTGTAGGGATAGCTACGACGGCTCGGTCGGTAGTTAGCTCGCCGATGACGACCTGCTTCAGCAATGGTTTAAGCGCCTTAACTAGCAGGTCTGGTTTAGTAATGACTCCTTTTTCGACGGCACTTGGATCAAAGTCGGCATAGCCGTAACCGATTACTCTGATGCCCGTTTTATCACGCTGGAGCTGCACTACCTTAACGGTAGAGTGCCCGATATCGATCGCGAACAGTGGTTTGTCTTTATAGAGGAGTGGAGTATGCATAAATATCTTTAGTTAACCACTAGCATTATAGCAGCCTCTCGGTCACCTCTCTGTTTTGATTCAGCCTAATCGCTTTGAGTCTAAGTGGCACGTCTAACTCCCCCGTTATGTTGCTATTCAAATATCTGCTGGTAGTTTTTGATCGACCAGATACTGGAGCCGGAAGAGAGTTCGGTACCGAAGACGATATTACCGGCTCCACGCAGTTCGACCGTCTGACCGATGGTTCCTCCGGTGGTACCGCTACCTAGGACCGTCACTTTGCTCCAGCGGGCGTAGAAGAGTGAGCCGGGAGCCTGGGCAGCACCGCGAATAGTTATCGTTTCGTTATCGCGTGAGCTGTGTAGTTCACTACCACTTAAACTAGTACAGTCTGGACTACAGCTGCCATCGCTGTGATAGGTGATAATGGTAGCGGCAATGCCGCTACCATTAGGTATGATTCGGGTAGAAGCACCGATGTCGGCTCCACCGGAACCGTCAATCATAATAACCGGCGACTCAGTGGCCGCATCGGAGATGTGGATACTGGAAGCACCACCGGTATTGAGGTTGCCGTCGATCCAGATATCACCGGTGATGGTGAGCGTACAGCTTCCACCGGTGTTAAGGTTCCCGGTGACGTGAAGATTAGCTGGCAGGGTAGCGGTAGTGCTGCCATTGCAACTGGCTTGGGCGGAAGTATAAGTAGAATTAACAGTATCGATCTGACCTTGTCGATCGTAGGGTGGCATCTCTAACTCTTCAGCTACACATCCCTCAGCGACACCGGAATGGCTAGTAAAGTTCGGTGTAGTCAGTGTCTGGTGGGTGGCACAGACGTCACCGTAGATTCGGTTCGACCAGACGTTTGCGGTGATTGGGTTGCCCATATTGGCGGGACAGAGTGATGGGTAGGAGGTGTAGGGGGCGGACACTGGACAACGAATATTAGCCACTCTAACGTCTACCGGATTGGAGCTGTTACCGATACGGGCCGAGCCAGACATCTGAATGTAGCCGTTGACGTGGACTGGACCGTTGGAGATAGTGGCTGAGCCTGTCAATATAAGCCCCCCTGCGCCGGCGCGTACGGCATGATTCTCAGTAGTCGAGGTGCCGACCACAATTACTCGAGCGCTCCGTACTACTGCCGCTTCTTCATCATCGGGATCTATATAGCTCCGGCCGGTTGCGGTGATGATCTTCTCATTATCGAGACTACCGTTTGTCACGGTAGTCTGATAGGTTGTCCGACCTTGGTTAGTGTTATTGATGAACTCGGTCTCGGTATTGAAGCCGGGAAAATCAGGGTCTTCGTTAAGCATAAACAAACTCTGCTCGATACCAGCCTCAGCAGTGAGCATGGCGTTAGCAGCTACTACCCCGCGACTAGTACGGTCGAGCTGGGCGAGAACGAGGGCAGAGAGTGAGAGGCCGAGAGTAAGGACGATCAGCATGACGATTAACATCGTCGGTAGTATCATCCCCTCAGCGCTAGCTAACCGTGCTGGCGCTGTCCACCGATTCTGCCAACGCTCTTTGTGTATCGCTATCTCAGAGGTGTCCAGCGCTCGTGCAGCGTCCCACTTCGTACGTTTTAGTGCGCGCTTCACACTCGCCTTGCACTGAGCACACGCGCATAAGCTCTGGCCGGTGGTAAGGCCTAGATCAATCATTTCTAAATACCGATCGCATGGTGTAGTCGGCCGTGACATCACGGCCGTAGATGTTAGTGGTAACGGCTAGGGTAACGGCTACCGAACGGGCGTTTTCCGGATCTACCTCCATATCCTCGGCATCGTAGTAGACTAGCTCGAAGTTGCTAACGTTCTCCGCTAACATGATGTCGTCACTACATTCACTGATCTGAGCCGGACAGGTCAGCACTGCGGCATTACCGGCCTCATCGGCCGGAAGGATACGTTTATATAGCACGTTATCTGTGACGAAATAGATCAGGTTATTCTTATGGGTGATGTAGGCGAACGGGTCTTCGTAGAGGAACTCATTTTCACTGTTCAGCGCCGGAGAGGCCAGGACAAGTACGTCGTTATCGGACGTCCAGCTGTACGGATCGCTTGGTCCGTCTGGGGCGTGCTCATCGGCCCAGCGATTGCTCGCATCGACCTTAGCTGCATGTTTGACGTCACGATTAATTACATCGAGTGAGAGCTGGGTATCTAGTAATAATTCGGCTCGGGCATTCTGAGTAGCATTAGCCCGCAGCTGGTTACCGAGAAAGCTCATCAAGACCGCTAGCAGGATACCTGTGATGGTGGTGGCTACCAGCAGCTCTACTAAGGTAAATCCTCCGGCTCTGCTTACAGCTTGAGCTTGTCGGTGTCTGTCCCTCACTGCACTATAGCGGCGGACCACTACTGGTCTTAAGTGGTTTAGGGTCACTGGGCGATTCCAATCGAGCCAATCAGTCCGGTCAGAGTTACGGTTTTGGCGCGAGGCAACTGAGCGTAGGTGACGCTCACCTCAATTTGTTTCAAGCCTGGTGTCGGTTCGGTAATGACGACTTCACCACTGCGTGGTGGTGGTAGCTCTTCCGGTAGCTCGGCGCTGAAATCGACAGTAGTGTCGGGCTCGAGCGAGTTGTAGTGGCTGTTGCGTAGTGATTCTATCTTAGCTTCAGCTACGCGGGTAGCTATCTCGATCCTCTGTGCTCGTCGCTGTAGGGTGTCGATGCCGATGAAGAGGTTGACGGTGCCGATGGCCATGATACTGATTAGGGCTGAAGCAATCAAAAGTTCGATTAGGGTGAACCCTCCGGCTCGGCTGACTTTATGTGCTTCAGCCGCCTCACTAACCGCTAGGCTGTAGCGTTGAGTGGTAGCTGGATGGGATGACCGATTGATAAATGTGAGTAACTGCTTCATGACTGTTTTAACCGTAGTTTTAGATGTGACTTATATGTTAAATAGCCGGCTACCTAGGACGGTAACCGGCTATTTAAAGGTGTAACGCTACGACTCTGTGTCTAGCGGTTAGCACTTTCCTGGATGAAGACGTAGTCGTCACCGGAAGTTTCACCGTCAGGGTCGTTCTCATTTTCGAGTACGGCTACCAGTGTGTAGGTCGCACATGGTTCAGCGGCACAGTCTACACCGGCTGCATCCAGCGGGTTGTAGTCGTAATCGCTGTCATCCTGTGGATCGACCGGTACTTCGTCCAAGTACTCTTCAGTGGCTAGTGTAGCTAGATCAACTGGGTAGCTATTGTTGTCGTTGTAGTAAGTCTCTAGCTGCTGCGATACGTTACGTAGGTCATTTTTACGCTCAGTGTCCCGGGCGCGTTCCTGGTAAGAAAACAGGTTAGGTATGGTCAGGGCTAGCAAGATGCCGATCACCACGATCACTACCAGTAGCTCGATCAGGGTGAATCCCTTTTGGTTTTTAAGTATCATTCTACTTCCTCCTAATTGTTGTTAAATTTACTTACTTTATATCTCTGAGAGTATAACGGCTATGGTTTAAAGTCAATGTCGTGGCCTCTACATAATCTGGGTTAGCTCGGCCAAGGGACCGAAGATACTGGCTACGATTAAGCCGACCACTCCGCCTAAGCCGACGATTAAGACCGGCTCGATTATCGAGCTAATTCCTTCGATGGTACGATCGACCTCTTTGCTGTAGAATTCGGCCACTTTTTCTAGCACCGTATCGATCTGACCGGTCTCCTCACCAACCGCTGTCATCTGAGTCACGATGGCGGGGAAGATGTTGGTTTCGGATAGGGACTTTGAGATCGGCTGACCGTTCGTAATCTTTTCTACACTTTCGCTGATGCCCCTTTTAATAACTGTGTTAGACAGGGCCCCGCTGGTAACTTCCAGGCTTTTTACTACTGATACGCCGGCACTGGTCAGCGAGCTGAAGGTGTTAGAAAAGCGGGCGACGTTAATCTTGAGGAGGACCGGCCCG
Above is a genomic segment from Candidatus Saccharimonadales bacterium containing:
- the ruvB gene encoding Holliday junction branch migration DNA helicase RuvB; the protein is MIERIVDSQAKPDDTEEEQQGLNLRPTVFDEYIGQEQAKRNLKLAIAAAKQRGEAVDHVLLHGPPGLGKTTLAGVIAREMGANLRITSGPAIERAGDLASLLTNLKDGDILFIDEIHRLPRTVEEVLYPAMEDFNLDIMIGKGPSARSLRLDLPRFTIIGATTRIGALSAPLRDRFGMIHRLEFYTHEEMVEIIERSGRIIEIELELAAAQEIAKRARLTPRVANRLLRRVRDMAEVNGQGVATHAIAKDALALLEIDELGLDTADRSLLSAIIENYDGGPVGIDTIAALISEERSTIEDVYEPYLMQIGFLERTPRGRKVSQKAYRHLSFDTKNEPQPLL
- the pilO gene encoding type 4a pilus biogenesis protein PilO, with the protein product MKPSQLTLLLAGLVALLSLVGLTSFWLSHQALNEKSTRLSAVLSDIMLVNQQLESFDRLEAEYEEIGPLQEQVYEVLPTEKRQTEVTLQLDSIVDSIGVQLSGLNFQSTSGRPGEISQTLAAEVPGVLVMPVQFQITSSYAQFVELLQKIENQQRYMQINDLSISRAGSNQLQFNVNLEVFLKP
- a CDS encoding PilN domain-containing protein; translated protein: MINLLPPEISTQIQYSRYNTILVRYALLIILAGGLLGATLWLTHRYADQQIADYELALSERQDELREYDALKGELSQLNSRLTTIDSLYTQQTLFSTLLQDLAATLPQGAYINSIVLTGEVEQPVQLLVTADTFAAAGRIKNALSASERIESVDIQSINQTGEGDYSVSVVMAFAPGSAQ
- the pilM gene encoding type IV pilus assembly protein PilM, with protein sequence MHTPLLYKDKPLFAIDIGHSTVKVVQLQRDKTGIRVIGYGYADFDPSAVEKGVITKPDLLVKALKPLLKQVVIGELTTDRAVVAIPTAHIFTRVITLPTIENTDLETAVELEADQYVPLPAEEVHLDYTVTSESTDEHPETMVLMVAAPKKIVASYIDLLDQLDLEVYAMEPSLFAIMRAVNHARANSSPKVVIDFGSESSDLAIYDGNVQLTSTITTGGMHISRQIAETLNIEAHQAEDIMSRVGIKKSKWQEQLAPALAPILSRLADEVQKMLRYHHDHTNFDQPIEEIVIVGGGANLPGLSDFLAHLTGLAVSTCDPWQNLNIAPLQPPHQLETTLYTTAVGLALKEMES
- a CDS encoding type II secretion system protein gives rise to the protein MTLNHLRPVVVRRYSAVRDRHRQAQAVSRAGGFTLVELLVATTITGILLAVLMSFLGNQLRANATQNARAELLLDTQLSLDVINRDVKHAAKVDASNRWADEHAPDGPSDPYSWTSDNDVLVLASPALNSENEFLYEDPFAYITHKNNLIYFVTDNVLYKRILPADEAGNAAVLTCPAQISECSDDIMLAENVSNFELVYYDAEDMEVDPENARSVAVTLAVTTNIYGRDVTADYTMRSVFRND
- a CDS encoding type II secretion system protein codes for the protein MKQLLTFINRSSHPATTQRYSLAVSEAAEAHKVSRAGGFTLIELLIASALISIMAIGTVNLFIGIDTLQRRAQRIEIATRVAEAKIESLRNSHYNSLEPDTTVDFSAELPEELPPPRSGEVVITEPTPGLKQIEVSVTYAQLPRAKTVTLTGLIGSIGIAQ
- a CDS encoding prepilin-type N-terminal cleavage/methylation domain-containing protein; this translates as MILKNQKGFTLIELLVVIVVIGILLALTIPNLFSYQERARDTERKNDLRNVSQQLETYYNDNNSYPVDLATLATEEYLDEVPVDPQDDSDYDYNPLDAAGVDCAAEPCATYTLVAVLENENDPDGETSGDDYVFIQESANR